One window of Lawsonibacter asaccharolyticus genomic DNA carries:
- a CDS encoding ABC-type uncharacterized transport system — protein MLELACISKTFNPGTVNEKKALSGVALRLEKGDFVTIVGSNGAGKSTLFNAIAGAFYVDEGAIRLAGEDITFKPEYKRSREIGRLFQDPMRGTAPHMTIEENLALAYLRTAKNQNAFFSRTSKAEKQFFRDRLALLDMGLEDRMKQPVGLLSGGQRQALTLLMATLVPPKLLLLDEHTAALDPSTAEKVLGLTREIVAEHHITTMMVTHNMKNALELGNRTLMMDSGRVVLDIGGEERKGLTVEDLLKRFKAGAGRELDNDRILLSE, from the coding sequence ATGCTGGAACTTGCGTGTATCTCCAAGACCTTCAACCCCGGAACGGTGAACGAGAAGAAGGCGCTGAGCGGAGTTGCCCTCCGTCTGGAGAAGGGGGACTTCGTCACCATCGTGGGCTCCAACGGCGCGGGTAAATCCACCCTCTTCAACGCCATCGCGGGGGCCTTCTATGTGGATGAGGGCGCCATCCGCCTGGCGGGGGAGGACATCACCTTCAAGCCGGAGTACAAGCGCAGCCGGGAAATAGGGAGGCTGTTTCAGGACCCCATGCGGGGGACGGCGCCTCATATGACCATCGAGGAGAACCTGGCCTTGGCCTATCTGCGCACTGCCAAGAATCAGAACGCTTTTTTCAGCCGGACCAGCAAAGCGGAGAAGCAGTTCTTCCGGGACCGGCTGGCCCTGCTGGATATGGGGCTGGAGGACCGGATGAAGCAGCCCGTGGGGCTGCTGTCCGGCGGACAGCGTCAGGCGCTTACCTTGCTGATGGCCACACTGGTCCCGCCCAAGCTGCTGCTGCTGGACGAGCACACGGCGGCCCTGGACCCCTCTACAGCAGAGAAGGTGCTGGGCCTGACCCGGGAGATCGTGGCGGAGCATCATATCACCACCATGATGGTGACGCACAACATGAAAAATGCTCTGGAGCTGGGCAACCGCACCCTGATGATGGACAGTGGAAGGGTCGTGCTGGACATTGGGGGGGAGGAGCGGAAGGGCCTGACGGTGGAGGACTTGCTGAAGCGGTTCAAGGCTGGGGCCGGCAGGGAGCTGGACAACGACCGCATCCTGCTCTCGGAATAA
- a CDS encoding branched-chain amino acid ABC transporter produces MLYILQTALELGLLYAPVALALFLSYRILDIADLTTDGAFTLGAAVSVTVCIAGHPVLAVPAAMAAGAAAGFVTAFLQTKMGVPSILAGIITNTGLYTINLMAMGWTSTASLLRQDTIFRMFQATGIGGAWSEILLGGVLTVGAALLLVAFLGTRLGLSIRATGDNRDMVRASSINPNFTITVGLCIANALTAFSGALVGQSQRSANVNIGTGMVVIGLACLIIGETVLGRGSMLRGALSVFVGSILYRIIYAAALSSRIIEAMKLLTAILVALAIAAPTLKQWAAFQKRKAEMRKGGR; encoded by the coding sequence ATGCTCTATATTCTCCAGACAGCCCTGGAACTGGGCCTGTTGTACGCACCGGTGGCCCTGGCTCTGTTCCTCAGCTACCGCATCCTGGACATTGCCGATCTCACCACCGATGGGGCTTTCACCCTGGGGGCGGCCGTGTCGGTGACAGTGTGCATCGCAGGCCACCCCGTCTTGGCGGTCCCTGCCGCCATGGCTGCCGGGGCGGCGGCAGGCTTTGTGACCGCCTTCCTCCAGACCAAGATGGGGGTGCCCTCCATCCTGGCGGGCATCATCACCAACACGGGGCTCTACACCATCAACCTGATGGCCATGGGGTGGACCTCCACCGCCAGCCTGCTCCGCCAGGACACTATTTTCCGCATGTTCCAGGCTACCGGTATCGGCGGAGCCTGGAGCGAGATCCTGCTGGGCGGGGTGCTGACGGTGGGGGCGGCCCTGCTGCTGGTGGCTTTCCTGGGGACCCGGCTGGGCCTGTCCATCCGAGCCACGGGGGACAATCGGGACATGGTCAGGGCCTCCTCCATCAACCCAAACTTCACCATCACCGTGGGGCTGTGCATCGCCAACGCCCTCACTGCCTTTTCCGGCGCTCTGGTGGGCCAGTCCCAGCGCAGCGCCAACGTAAACATCGGCACCGGAATGGTGGTCATCGGGCTGGCCTGCCTCATCATCGGTGAGACGGTGCTGGGCCGTGGCTCCATGCTGCGGGGGGCGCTTTCCGTCTTTGTGGGTAGCATCCTCTACCGGATCATCTATGCGGCGGCCCTCAGCTCCAGGATCATCGAGGCTATGAAGCTGCTGACCGCCATCCTGGTGGCGCTGGCCATCGCGGCGCCCACCCTCAAGCAGTGGGCTGCCTTCCAGAAGCGGAAGGCGGAAATGAGAAAGGGGGGACGCTGA
- a CDS encoding ABC transporter substrate binding protein codes for MKKHDMMKKFTAAALSLTMMAGLAACSGGSSSASSGAAPAPAVSGSETGGTAIKVAVVKQMDHASLDEIANAITARLDEIAAEQGITIDYGQVYSGQGDETILNQIGAQVVADGVDVIIPVATTAAQLMTVAAEGTGIPVVYAAVSDPEQADLLDLDYVTGMSDALNTQFILDMMLAQDPEVQTVGLLYSLSEPNSTKPIAEAKEYLDGKGITYKEYTANSVDEVIAAAGTLIADGVDAVFTPTDNKIMEAELAIAPELAEAGIPHYTGADSFVRNGAFTTCGVNYTDLGTQTADLAYQVASEGMDGMEDYYLVEGGIITVNTETARTLGADYSMFSDMGQVVEVATTED; via the coding sequence ATGAAAAAGCATGACATGATGAAGAAGTTTACCGCTGCCGCCCTGTCCCTGACCATGATGGCCGGCCTGGCCGCCTGTTCCGGCGGCAGCAGCTCCGCCTCCTCCGGCGCCGCCCCTGCCCCGGCCGTTTCCGGCTCCGAGACCGGCGGCACCGCCATCAAGGTGGCGGTAGTGAAGCAGATGGACCATGCCTCCCTGGATGAGATCGCCAACGCCATCACCGCCCGGCTGGACGAGATCGCCGCCGAGCAGGGCATCACCATCGACTACGGCCAGGTGTACAGCGGCCAGGGGGACGAGACCATCCTGAACCAGATCGGCGCCCAGGTAGTGGCCGATGGTGTGGACGTCATCATTCCGGTGGCCACCACCGCCGCCCAGCTGATGACCGTGGCCGCCGAGGGCACCGGCATCCCAGTGGTGTACGCCGCCGTCAGTGACCCGGAGCAGGCCGATCTGCTGGACCTGGACTATGTTACCGGTATGAGTGACGCCCTGAACACCCAGTTCATCCTGGACATGATGCTGGCCCAGGACCCGGAGGTGCAGACTGTGGGCCTGCTCTACTCCCTGTCTGAGCCCAACTCCACCAAGCCCATTGCAGAGGCGAAGGAGTATCTGGACGGCAAGGGCATCACTTATAAAGAGTACACCGCAAACAGTGTAGATGAGGTCATCGCCGCGGCCGGGACGCTGATCGCCGACGGCGTGGACGCAGTCTTCACCCCCACCGATAACAAGATCATGGAGGCCGAGCTGGCCATTGCCCCCGAACTGGCGGAGGCGGGCATCCCCCACTACACCGGCGCTGACTCCTTTGTCCGCAACGGCGCTTTCACCACCTGCGGCGTGAACTATACCGACCTGGGCACTCAGACCGCCGACCTGGCCTATCAGGTGGCGTCGGAGGGCATGGACGGCATGGAGGACTACTATCTGGTGGAGGGCGGCATCATCACCGTCAACACCGAGACCGCCCGGACTCTGGGCGCGGACTACTCCATGTTCAGCGACATGGGCCAGGTGGTGGAAGTGGCCACCACCGAGGACTAA
- a CDS encoding tryptophan-rich sensory protein, translating to MKKHLWGTYGTWVLFTEAVGGLAGWLTRDGTQLYSQVITKPPLSPPSIVFPIVWVILFALMGIGAARVYLAPPSGLRSRSLLLFLVQLAFNFFWSIIFFQFQNFGFALVWLAVLWALILWMLLSFLQVDCTAGWLQVPYLLWVTFAAYLNWGVWLLNPR from the coding sequence ATGAAGAAGCATCTATGGGGGACCTATGGGACTTGGGTCCTCTTCACCGAGGCGGTGGGCGGCCTGGCCGGCTGGCTGACCAGGGACGGTACACAGCTCTATTCCCAGGTCATCACCAAGCCTCCTCTTTCCCCGCCAAGCATCGTGTTTCCCATCGTATGGGTGATCCTGTTCGCCCTGATGGGCATTGGCGCGGCCCGGGTCTATCTGGCGCCCCCCTCCGGTCTCCGGTCCCGCAGCCTGCTGCTCTTCCTAGTCCAGCTCGCTTTCAACTTCTTTTGGAGCATCATTTTCTTTCAGTTCCAGAATTTCGGCTTTGCCCTTGTCTGGCTGGCAGTGCTTTGGGCCCTGATCCTGTGGATGCTGCTGTCCTTCCTGCAGGTGGACTGCACCGCCGGGTGGCTGCAAGTCCCGTATCTCCTCTGGGTGACCTTTGCGGCCTATCTCAATTGGGGTGTTTGGCTGCTCAATCCACGTTGA